AAGAGTCACTTCAGGTGACGTGAGACGTCCATTTAACTGCAATGGGGAAtgtcacctcacccgagtcgactctcataatcggctgaaaaaagtcacgtaaagtgaggtgagtttagtcgtctcacgtcacaagCCGCGTAGAATAGGGCCGAAAATCTAAGCAAACAGAAATTTGAAGTCTAACAAGTAGCTTGGAACGCTTCCAGGGACACGAAATATCATGTGCTGTTTCAATCTGGGATGCAACTTAGTGCAGGACTGGTTGGATCTGGGTCAGACACCGACATTTTTGGAATATTGTTGAACTCCTCCCTCACATCGCGGAGATTTCAAGTCTTTGTTGGGTGTgtcttctcgatgataattgaCCTAGCTTACTTCACCATCTTAGCTACAGATTTAAGGAGGTGACCTGCTTTTTCTGCTCATAGCCACATATGCttctatgaaactgagaaaacgatggataaagtttgaaaaaaaatttgtcatTATTTTTAAGTCTTGGCGGTTGAGCGTTTCGTATCGTGGTCTTCTGACTTTCAAACATTAATTTAGTGTGTATCTAGAAATTGCACTGCTATCATGACTTatcctcacttattttataaaacaTCAAGATTTCAACGCACCCCTTACATCCCCTTAAGGGTTGCATAGATTCAGGGCCCATAAAATTGACATCTGGGCTGCCCCAAAAAATGTGATGAGCATTAAAAGCACAACCGATTAAAGGTTGAAACTCAGAAGGTAATATTCAGAGGGTTATCAGCAGTTAGATACATCTTACAGCACAAACTCGGATAGAAGACATGCGTGAAAAATTACAAGTACAAATGCATAAGACATTGCACATGCTGTTTTTGCCGATAGCAACTAATACGGTTATTGGggcaaagctatggaagcttttatTTTCTACAGCAGGTGGGATAGTTAATACAGCTGCTTTATTCAATAGATTGAATTATACCAATAACTTCGCTGCACGAAAGTCAATCAATCGGCCGGTAAAAATGTTGACTTTTTCACATAACTGGCCTTTTTCGCCGTTAGCATATCCGGTTATTAATGTACAGGGCAAACTGTTTGAACAAATGCCATAATAATGGGTAAATTAAAAGCAATTCTTCTTTATATCTACCAATTTTAAAACACGCTGGCAGAACATAGTTGATGTACCCATAAAACCTATAAAACATTCGTGTTTTATGACCTTGGCTTTTACAACAGGAGCAAAATCGCCTTCAGTTATGCAATAGGTAGCACATCATTCATAGTGTTCATTgggtatatattatatataagtATCCGAAACCCTTCAGCACCAGTTTCAGCTCTTTATAATAGAGTTCAAAATAGGCCTACTAGATTTACagattgaatttgattctatacAATTAGGGTGACAAACATCTTAAACGTAACATTAATCAAGACTAGTACCAAATGGGTTCTGAACTAATTTTGGCAGCACGGATCAATAACAAAACGCACCTCCCTTTCTTATAAAACGTTTTATTTTCTCTAAACTTGTATCTTATCACAATAAAATTTCTCTCCTCATCTTGCAAGTTGGAAAAAAGTAGTATTTGCGTGGTCTCACTCGGCGTTTTTGTCGTACGACCGAccagtcgtcgtcgtcgtcctcGCCACAGAACATGCAGAAATCGATGCAAGATCTGGGTCGGGAATTCTCGGCAGGAACCTGGCAAGTGTGAAGCACACATCGCGTATATCGTGGAATTGCTCCTGTTTTGAGTGTCTTTTGTTATGTTGTAtttgtttttctcatttaattgGCAGAACCCTACCACTATCCTACACTACCTGCGGTCGGGCCCTTTCGACTACAAAATGGAGAAAGATGCTACCTATATTCTAGaggatattaaaaaaaactaaaagatTCTGACGATAAAATGCTTTCTTACTAGACTTTCGTTAGATTCTAATGAGATGAGAGTTTGTTTCCTACATATTCGATATATTTTTTAGCTTTATTCCACTTCCTAAGGCAGCTCATATTTAACGTACACAAATCGAGTTTGCTTTCTGAAATTGTTCTATCTACTAAAATGATGGGTAGTGTTTCGTGTTATTCGTCgacgtttcaaaaaaaatgtgcgGTTACACGATTATTACAAGATGTTCTAAATGCTTGCGTTTTTGCGATCGCTTTTTCTAAACTAACCATTTTTTTTGGAGCACTACCTACACATGAACGTGTATTTTGTTGCATATTATTGTACCGCGTTTTTCTAGCCTATTGTGTTGATTGTTTGTTGGCGTGTGAGAAtgtttagttttcctattgtatggcaatttgtttgaaaaaaatattgtcctCGGGTGGCCCCTTCGTTCCTTCTCCTACGTCGATTGTCTTTAATATTAACGTTTACTATCACGGTTAGGATCGGCTTTCTTTAATACTATACTTTTTTTGTTTATGTAAAATGCTACAAACCACAATTTTGACccgaaaaatatgctaaaatttAAAGCACTTTCGTATGTTGGCTTactattttttcttcttctaaatGTGTTTTGCTCtctgttaaaaaataaaatttcaaaaagtgACAGTCTtctcatttacaatttttgccCTACGAAGCTGATTGATTCTGACGTTGGAATTCCGTTTACCGGGAGAAATTGCGCGCTGCATTACTTTGTCTAAAAACTCTACGAGGTAAAATATAGCTCCTTTTCACTCTCCTCACCGGAACCGAGAAAAAATCGGTTCCTTACAAATCGCATTGCTTCTACCCGAGGCGGGCTCGTCACAGACAAAACTTTAGACTTTACACATGCACTCTCATGGCCTAGTTTCGTACATTATACAACCACATTCGACTTGCTGATCCGCCTGTTTAGTGGGAGTGGGAATGTTTCTGACGGCTGTACGCATTCACacagattaaaaaaaatgtctgtCACATTCACGAATCACGCACTACTCTCGCTCACACTATATTCTGTTCTACACACAGCTCTATAGATCCTATGCTTCGTATTCCTGATGCAGGGCTGCCTTCTCCTTGTCTGTGAAATGAAGTGTGGAAATCGGAAAACAGGGTTTGCGTTAGAGACCTATGAAATTTTGTCACATTGTCAGCACACAGATCGACCGGGGCCTGGTGGCAGCAAGTCCCGGAGACCATGATGGTGCTTGTTCTACAGCCAAACGGATTGTAAGGGGGGTAGGGTGCGTTTAGGTTTCTGTTTCTTTACCGTATTTTCCAATTTCCGGATAAATCGGTGCCATTTCAAGCGTCGATGGAGCCGACGGAGTGTCGCGGCGCAGTGCCTGTTCCTCATTTAGCATGCTGATGAACGAATTCAGCACCTCACAGTAGGACGTTACGTTGATGTTCTGCCCGAGCAGGTGGATCATCAGAAAGTCGCCGATCTGGATTCGGCGGATGAAGGTTTCGATCTGTTTGGCCGTCGCCGTGCGGAAGCGACGCTTCAGTACCGCTTCGCGAGTGGTGGGCATCATCAGTATGGCGGCCGAGTAGAGGATTGCCAGCCCGGAGAGGACCGACAGGATGATGAACCAGAACCTGGAAGGGGAGAGGGGGATTAAAACAAAGCATGTTCTCGAATTTTACCCGGTGGTGGTGAGAATCTTACCACAGGAAGATGTAGATTTTCTCGTTCAGAATGTTCAACGCCAGTACACAGAGGGCGTCGTGTTTCTGGATGCTTCCGGATGCTCCGTATTTGTGGAATGTACACTTGGTGACACGGGGAAAGACCTGGGCGGATAGAATGATGTAAGTTTGGTTGTGGCCGTGAGGTATAGAGGTATATGAATTAAGCTTACCTCTATCATGGGATCTGACCGATTTTCCTGGTCCATGTCGCTGAACTTTAGTACGTCCGAGCCGTATGTAAGGAAAGCACCGCCTAGGAATTTGTCCACGAAGAAAATGTTGCCGACCTGGAAGGGTTACGAGCATGTTAGTGTATCTTTTTGCAGTgtgagtagataaaatttgtgGTGATATGAGATCGGCAGTAACTACGTgagaaatgaaacattttttgaTCAAAATGTGAGGAAAAAATGACAGAAATTTTGTTTGCTGATAGAAGCTTATACGGATTAggaaaattactaaatttagaTTTTCTTGAGTTTTTGAACTATCGTTCAATAAAATTATCATGCTTTAGCATACAACGCCCATTCACAGAATATTCTGTCCGTGATTCCCACAGCGAGTTACGAGAACACTCGGGTCATTACCCCATGACAATACTCTGGGTCGTTATGCGATCGACGTTTGCTTTTTTATCggtgttgctggttgttgcttTGGAGGCACTGGGTACAATCCTTGTTTCTGTTCAGTTGGTACTGGCAGTTATGGGGTGGCTTTTTGATTGTGTTTTAATATCGTTTGTCGAAAGCTGTTTGTTGTGTTGATTGTAGTGGGTGAATTTTTCTTCTCGGCTTCGGCGCTTGGCTTTCCGTAATGGGCCATCTGGCTACAGAACTGACAAGGAGGAATCTGACTGGGAACGatagtttctccaagtatcactCGTAACGAGTTGGCACTCGTTACGagtgatacttggagaaactaaCTATTCTCCATATTCCAACGTGAATTTTAATGTGGTCTGATTTGGTGCGCGGTGCTAAGTCGTGTAAACGTACTTCGATTTTAACTTCATCGATGTAAATAAGCATCTGGATTTTAACGTTGTCATGTTCGACTTAGTGttacatgttgttctttgctatAAAGTTGCTAGCTGTATGTACGCTTGAGATTAAGTTCCAGTAGCTGTTTCATCGCGCTACCATTAgtaaatcaaaatactatattCCCGTGTGCATAAAAATATCAGTCAAATTTCGCTAAAAGGGTTGGCCAAAGACTAATTAATTTTATAagcttttgaacaaaaaatgagaGGGGAGAACGGTTCTTGAAATACTAATTGTACCAAAGAGATGGTTTGGAGAAAAAACGCATGTACCGTTATATAGATGATTGTTTGCAGATTGATATCGGTTCAACTCAAAGCTTTTTatttccatgaataatagtccgaattgtttgaaattttaagcgaatatttttgaaaaatcgattgtttcaaaatttctctTTGGGTTTACGATTCGGTAGATGTGCTCATTCCTGTCGCGGATCTATCGTTCGAATTTCGCTGATGCCAGTGGTTCAATGGTAAGCGTGGCCAGTTCTCACCCCGGGGgtttgggttcaatcccagccaagGACTTTGAGATTTTTTTAGGTGAAAAATCTTTTGTCACGGCTTCCTTCGGAAGATATCTAGGGTCCAGGTGGTGAACTGTTAGTGCTAGGCACTCAGTGCGGACAGAGCCCGACAGAAAATAAAGTTGGCTTATAGTGTAGGCAATTTCAAAATGTACAATACAGCTAATATCTTCCATCTCCCGAGCCAAAAATGTGTACCTCTATGGATAAAAACAAATATGTCAATAAATAGGTGCCTATgagtttcttccataaaagcactgTCGAGCAGTAAGCGATGGATTGTATACACACACGCCTCAAACATCTCGAAaataatttgaagaacgaaaaatTTGAAACACGCATCTTTCATTTCAATTCTGACAACCAATTACAACAGGAGCAGGCATAACGTATTTGGCATAAGATCATTTGGCATAGTGGACGTTTAGCACAACGGACGGCGtaaaatttggcataatgttgaGAAgtgacatttggcataattatttttaacttCTCTAAAACGCTCATTTGGAATAACGGACATTTGACATAATTTTGCGATgtgatcacactgaaggtcatttggcattaCGGACATTTGTCATAATTGTTTTAGTTCGTTCACTGCATGACCGGAATCTGAGTCAGGTTCCAACCCTAGCTGTTGTTAAATCTCATTCGGGGAACAGTTAGAACCTTTTAAAAGGTACATCGAGTTTTTCACACCATCGATTGTTTGGAGAAACTAGTCAGGTTTAATTTTAGGGTTCTcaagaaaaatacattaaattgtgTAATACAGTCGCATCCTCGCATTTTTGCATGACCTCTCAATAAAGATTGATACTCAAGGTGTTGATCTACAGCTAATGATTTGATTTACAACTTGCGTAAAAATTACTGTTTGCTATCATCGCACACCAGGCTAGATGGCGAATTATTGAACATCGCATCACCTCTAAACTCTACAAAAGCACACTAGCAACTACTTACGACATTGATGAAGTTGAGCGCCTCGCAGATGAAATACCCAAAGGAGTACGCATTGTGGGTATTCTTACTCTCACACAGATACTTGGCAAGCCGCGTTTGGCGTCCCTTGCGTTCGCCCACCCCGAGAGTCATGTTACCGCGCAGTCCATCGGAGATCATGCGCATTTTGCCTTCCTCCCAGTTCTTCCAGATCCAGTGGGGCATATAGAACAGTATACCCTGGAAGAACAGCATAAACGGTACCCACTGATAGTAGCTGTGATACGTCCGTTCCTGGTTGTACTCGTTGCCGAGACCGGAGTGCGCCACCGACGTTCCCACCGGGCGACCGTGTTGTCCCGGTAGCGTGAAGGTATACGTGATCCAGCAGTACGTGTTGATCACATGACCGGGCACGGCTCCGTCATTGATGCAGGAAATTGGGTCACCTGTTTGGTTGGGGAGACATGAGTATGGTAATCACAACGAATTATTGAAATTTAGGGTTGTCTACTCACCGATCAGATTGTTCGCCGTCACTAGCATGCAGCACAGGAAGAGTACCGCGCTGGTTAACCGATAGTGACACCGGAAGACCATGTTATCGATGATGGCTTTTTCGATCAGATACCGCACTTTGATGAAGCCGGCCACCGACGAGACCAGTCCAAACAGCGACATGTTTGAGTGGGGTTTTGTGCACTACTGTTAATTCTAAGGGCAGCAATCTGTGGACAGAAAAGAACTGTTATTCTGATAGAATCTGAAATGGTGATTTGGTTCGGAAGATCTATCAATGGTGGTTTTGGTTCGCCGACACGTGAGTGCAATTCTAGCGACGGGGTCGTTTAATTAACTTCAGTTGTTCAGTTCAGCTAGTTAGGTGGTTTAGATTTATATGATCAGCTGGGATTTGTTGCCAGGGACGGTAATTTCAATTAGTTAAGTCAATTCAAAGTTCAATTTATTCCCGGTGCACGTTGAGGGCTGTTTCCAGTCCCCGACACGATTTATTGTCTTCACGTATCTCCCAACTAAACATCACTACGACAGCCAACACAAGCAAACAACTGTGTCCAATCGAAACTCGCAACGGTACGGTTAGGCTAGTTATGTAGTATGTTCTTGATTGTCGCCGTTCGTGTAATCTCGTCTCATTCCCGGCCACCACAGGATTGAAGTGTCATCTGGTCACATCTCCAATGTCAAATCCATTTGCTTCGTTACTCGTGGAATGTATTTCGCTTCACCGCTCTCTTATCACTCTGTTTTGTTTTACCCGTAGCTTAGTCGCG
This is a stretch of genomic DNA from Topomyia yanbarensis strain Yona2022 unplaced genomic scaffold, ASM3024719v1 HiC_scaffold_526, whole genome shotgun sequence. It encodes these proteins:
- the LOC131695782 gene encoding innexin inx3 isoform X2 encodes the protein MSLFGLVSSVAGFIKVRYLIEKAIIDNMVFRCHYRLTSAVLFLCCMLVTANNLIGDPISCINDGAVPGHVINTYCWITYTFTLPGQHGRPVGTSVAHSGLGNEYNQERTYHSYYQWVPFMLFFQGILFYMPHWIWKNWEEGKMRMISDGLRGNMTLGVGERKGRQTRLAKYLCESKNTHNAYSFGYFICEALNFINVVGNIFFVDKFLGGAFLTYGSDVLKFSDMDQENRSDPMIEVFPRVTKCTFHKYGASGSIQKHDALCVLALNILNEKIYIFLWFWFIILSVLSGLAILYSAAILMMPTTREAVLKRRFRTATAKQIETFIRRIQIGDFLMIHLLGQNINVTSYCEVLNSFISMLNEEQALRRDTPSAPSTLEMAPIYPEIGKYGKETET
- the LOC131695782 gene encoding innexin inx3 isoform X1; this translates as MSLFGLVSSVAGFIKVRYLIEKAIIDNMVFRCHYRLTSAVLFLCCMLVTANNLIGDPISCINDGAVPGHVINTYCWITYTFTLPGQHGRPVGTSVAHSGLGNEYNQERTYHSYYQWVPFMLFFQGILFYMPHWIWKNWEEGKMRMISDGLRGNMTLGVGERKGRQTRLAKYLCESKNTHNAYSFGYFICEALNFINVVGNIFFVDKFLGGAFLTYGSDVLKFSDMDQENRSDPMIEVFPRVTKCTFHKYGASGSIQKHDALCVLALNILNEKIYIFLWFWFIILSVLSGLAILYSAAILMMPTTREAVLKRRFRTATAKQIETFIRRIQIGDFLMIHLLGQNINVTSYCEVLNSFISMLNEEQALRRDTPSAPSTLEMAPIYPEIGKYDKEKAALHQEYEA